A part of Astyanax mexicanus isolate ESR-SI-001 chromosome 2, AstMex3_surface, whole genome shotgun sequence genomic DNA contains:
- the nr2c1 gene encoding nuclear receptor subfamily 2 group C member 1 yields MAGESPRIQLVSADGGLQIVTDQQLGQKVQIVTAYDQTGTGKQQFILANVDYPSQDKLLLKHEPSPGKVILTSADGSAVNQLLFASPELAGQQIQFVTEGPDQSPLKPVVEYCVVCGDKASGRHYGAVSCEGCKGFFKRSIRKNLVYTCRGSGECVINKHHRNRCQYCRLQRCMALGMKQDSVQCERKPVEVSREKPANCAPSIEKIYIRKNLCSPLAAMPTFVSDKETARSANLLDTNMLLNIQQSLSKLDNTIFIPSSPDQNDPCQGDLSTLANVVTSLAQISKNREVTDSSTDLSGMETMSNEDSSMTDVQPDEQNSGEVTQDYDSLTKVLHPDEVSGEAVEGSVVEEQSAALLDLDGPLLSEMHVPFKLMMPLPIPEFLNLNYICESASRLLFLSMHWARSIPAFQALGPENGITLIKACWNELFALGLAQCAQVMNVETILTAIVGHLQSSLEEEKLSAERVKQVMEHIWRMQEFCNSMSRVNPDAYEYAYLKAAVLFSPDYAGMDSSLQIDRFQEKAYMELQDYVSRVYPEDTYRLSKLLLRLPALRLMSAAITEELFFAGLIGNVQIDSIIPYILKMDSTDYNSQSVSITE; encoded by the exons ATGGCAGGAGAAAGTCCCAGAATTCAGTTGGTGTCAGCAGATGGAGGCCTACAG attGTGACAGATCAGCAGTTGGGCCAGAAGGTACAGATAGTAACGGCGTATGACCAGACGGGCACCGGCAAGCAGCAGTTCATATTAGCCAACGTAGATTATCCCAGTCAGGATAAACTGCTCCTGAAGCACGAGCCTTCACCTGGAAAAGTCATCCTTACTTCTGCTGATGGCTCAGCTGTCAATCAACTGCTTTTTGCATCACCTGAACTAGCTGGTCAGCAGATACAG TTTGTCACAGAGGGTCCAGACCAAAGTCCTCTTAAACCAGTAGTAGAGTATTGTGTTGTGTGTGGAGACAAGGCCTCTG GTCGTCACTATGGGGCAGTTAGCTGTGAAGGCTGTAAAGGCTTCTTTAAACGGAGCATCCGTAAGAATCTTGTGTACACGTGCCGTGGATCGGGCGAGTGTGTGATCAATAAGCATCATCGTAACCGCTGCCAGTACTGCAGACTGCAGCGCTGCATGGCGCTCGGCATGAAACAGGACT CTGTGCAGTGTGAAAGGAAGCCAGTAGAAGTGTCCAGAGAGAAGCCAGCGAACTGCGCCCCCTCTATTGAGAAAATCTACATCCGCAAGAACCTCTGCAGCCCTCTGGCAGCCATGCCTACCTTCGTCAGTGACAAAGAGACAGCcag GTCTGCCAACCTGCTAGACACTAACATGCTCCTGAACATTCAGCAGTCTCTCTCCAAACTAGACAACACAATCTTCATCCCCTCCTCACCTGACCAG AATGATCCCTGTCAGGGTGATCTGAGCACTCTGGCCAATGTGGTCACATCTCTTGCCCAAATAAGCAAAAACCGTGAGGTGACGGACAGCAGCACTGACCTATCAGGAATGGAAACCATGAGCAATGAAGACAGTTCCATGACTGATGTCCAACCAGATGAGCAGAATTCAGGCGAGGTCACTCA GGATTACGACTCGCTGACAAAGGTGCTCCATCCAGATGAGGTCAGTGGAGAGGCTGTGGAGGGCAGTGTTGTAGAGGAGCAGAGTGCAGCCCTGCTGGACCTAGACGGGCCACTGCTGTCTGAAATGCATGTACCTTTTAAG CTGATGATGCCCTTGCCCATCCCGGAATTTCTGAATCTAAACTACATCTGTGAGTCAGCATCTCGCCTGCTGTTTCTCTCCATGCACTGGGCACGCTCTATACCTGCCTTTCAGGCTCTCGG GCCAGAGAACGGGATCACACTAATAAAGGCTTGCTGGAACGAGCTGTTTGCTCTGGGCCTGGCTCAGTGTGCCCAAGTCATGAACGTGGAGACCATTCTCACAGCCATCGTCGGCCACCTACAGAGCAGTCTGGAGGAAG aAAAACTCTCTGCGGAGCGAGTGAAGCAGGTGATGGAGCACATCTGGAGAATGCAGGAGTTTTGCAACAGCATGAGTCGCGTGAACCCTGATGCCTATGAGTACGCCTACCTCAAAGCTGCTGTCCTCTTTAGCCCAG ATTATGCTGGGATGGACAGTAGTCTTCAGATTGACCGATTTCAGGAGAAAGCCTACATGGAACTGCAGGACTATGTCAGCAGGGTGTATCCGGAGGACACATATCG TCTGTCTAAGCTGCTGCTACGCTTGCCTGCACTGCGTCTAATGAGCGCAGCTATAACCGAGGAGCTGTTCTTCGCTGGGTTAATTGGGAACGTCCAAATAGACAGCATTATTCCCTATATCCTAAAAATGGACTCCACTGACTACAACAGCCAGTCTGTCAGCATCACAGAGTGA
- the ndufa12 gene encoding NADH dehydrogenase [ubiquinone] 1 alpha subcomplex subunit 12: MGEYLNIVRRAAGQITGHGGVRGLLLQLFRVNDLKTGALIGVDKYGNKYYEDNRYFFGRHRWVVYTTEMNGKRTMWDVDGSMVPAEWHRWLHCMTDDPPTTHPPEPKKFLAKVHQINVSGSSECYVPYSTTPKKIHEWVPPKVGQQ, encoded by the exons ATGGGGGAATACCTGAATATAGTCCGCCGGGCTGCGGGTCAAATCACCGGGCACGGCGGAGTCCGGGGGCTCCTGCTGCAGCTCTTCAG GGTGAATGACCTGAAGACAGGAGCGCTGATCGGAGTCGACAAATACGGCAACAAGTACTATGAGGACAATCGTTATTTCTTCG GGCGTCACAGATGGGTTGTGTATACTACAGAGATGAACGGCAAAAGGACAATGTGGGATGTTGATGGCAGCATGGTACCTGCTGAATG GCACCGCTGGCTGCACTGCATGACGGATGACCCTCCCACCACACATCCTCCCGAGCCCAAGAAGTTCCTGGCCAAGGTTCATCAGATTAATGTGAGCGGATCCTCTGAGTGTTATGTTCCATATTCCACCACTCCCAAGAAGATCCACGAGTGGGTTCCTCCGAAGGTCGGGCAGCAGTGA